A single region of the Armatimonadota bacterium genome encodes:
- the arsC gene encoding arsenate reductase, giving the protein MRVLFLCTGNSCRSQMAEGFARQLLKGWDIWSAGTRPAERVNPLAVQVMAEKGIDISTHYPKLVHDVPRPVDYVVTLCGEAAEECPTFPGAKYTEHWGLPDPARATGTPEEVLQVFRAVRDEIESRMQGLVERLKAHG; this is encoded by the coding sequence TTGAGGGTTCTGTTCTTATGCACCGGCAACTCGTGCCGCAGCCAGATGGCGGAAGGCTTCGCTCGCCAATTACTTAAGGGTTGGGATATCTGGAGCGCGGGCACACGCCCCGCCGAGCGGGTGAATCCCCTCGCCGTGCAGGTAATGGCGGAAAAGGGCATTGACATTTCTACCCACTACCCGAAGCTGGTACACGATGTGCCCCGACCAGTGGATTATGTGGTTACCCTGTGCGGGGAGGCGGCGGAGGAATGCCCCACCTTTCCCGGCGCGAAGTACACCGAACATTGGGGATTGCCCGACCCTGCCCGCGCCACCGGCACCCCTGAAGAGGTGCTACAGGTCTTTCGCGCCGTACGGGACGAGATTGAGAGCAGAATGCAGGGGCTGGTGGAGAGGCTCAAGGCGCATGGCTGA